In Equus quagga isolate Etosha38 chromosome 14, UCLA_HA_Equagga_1.0, whole genome shotgun sequence, one DNA window encodes the following:
- the ICAM5 gene encoding intercellular adhesion molecule 5, protein MPGPSPGLHRALLGLWAALGLGLLGLSAVAQEPFWADLQPRVALVERGGSLWLNCSTNCPRPERGGLETSLRRNGTQRGLRWLARQLVDIREPETQPVCFFRCARRTLQARGLIRTFREFTAATLLLHDVPSSPGPAPWVTGSSPSGPTFWIPMPSPPGPGVPRGVQLSLGVSKSGGSPLAERPDRVELVPLPAWQPVGENFTLSCRVPGAGPRASLTLTLLRGAQELIRRSFAGEPPRARGAVLTATVLARREDHGANFSCRAELDLRPHGLGLFENISAPRELRTFALSPDAPRLAAPRLLEVGSERPVSCALDGLFPAWEAGVYLALGDQRLSPDVTLEGDALMATATATASAEQEGARQLVCSVTLGGESRETRENMTVYSFPAPLLTLSEPSVPEGKMVTVTCAAGARALVTLDGVPAAFPGQPAQLQVNATEDDDRRSFFCDATLEVDGETLSKNDSAELRVLYAPRLDDSDCPRSWTWPEGPEQTLRCEARGNPAPSVHCARTDGGAVLALGLLGPVTRALAGTYRCTAANAQGEAVKDVTLTVEYAPALDSVGCPERITWLEGTEASLSCVAHGVPPPNVSCVRSGEARVIEGLLHVAREHAGTYRCEATNARGSAAKNVAVTVEYGPSFEELGCPSNWTWVEGAGRLFSCEVDGKPQPQVECVGSGGSSEGVLLPLAPPDSSPRAPSIPSHLAPGIYICNATNRHGSRVKTVAVSSESAPQMDESTCPSHQTWLEGTEAEALACAARGRPSPQVRCSREGAPRPQRLRVSREDAGTYRCLATNAHGTDARTVTVGVEYRPVVAELAASPPGGVRPGGNFTLTCRAEAWPPAQISWRAPPGALNIGLSSNNSTLSVAGALGSHGGEYECAATNAHGRHARRITVRVAGPWLWVAVGGAAGGAALLAAGAGLAFYVRSTACKKGEYNVQEAESSGEAVCLNGAGGGAAGGSGAEAGTEAAGSAEEAPAEGEVFAIQLTSA, encoded by the exons ATGCCAGGGCCCTCGCCAGGGCTGCACCGGGCGCTGCTCGGTCTCtgggctgccctgggcctggggctcctCGGCCTCTCAG CGGTCGCGCAGGAGCCCTTCTGGGCGGACCTGCAGCCCCGCGTGGCGCTCGTGGAGCGCGGGGGATCGCTGTGGCTGAACTGCAGCACCAACTGCCCACGGCCCGAGCGCGGTGGCTTGGAGACCTCTCTGCGCCGGAATGGGACCCAGAGGGGTTTGCGGTGGCTGGCGCGGCAGCTGGTGGACATCCGCGAGCCGGAGACTCAGCCCGTTTGCTTCTTCCGCTGCGCGCGGCGCACGCTGCAGGCGCGTGGGCTCATTCGCACTTTTCGTGAGTTCACAGCGGCCACGCTCCTACTCCACGACgttccctcctctccaggccccgccccctgggTCACTGGGTCCTCCCCTTCAGGCCCCACCTTCTGGATCCCCATGCCCTCCCCTCCCGGCCCTGGGGTTCCCCGCGGCGTCCAGCTGAGCCTCGGCGTTTCCAAGAGCGGTGGTTCCCCCCTTGCAGAGCGGCCGGATCGCGTAGAGCTGGTGCCGCTGCCTGCCTGGCAGCCTGTGGGCGAGAACTTCACCCTGAGCTGTCGGGTCCCAGGCGCCGGGCCTCGCGCGAGCCTCACATTGACGCTGCTGCGGGGCGCCCAGGAGCTGATCCGCCGCAGCTTCGCCGGGGAGCCACCCCGAGCGCGGGGCGCGGTGCTCACGGCCACGGTGCTGGCGCGGAGGGAGGACCATGGGGCCAATTTCTCGTGCCGCGCCGAGCTGGACCTGCGGCCGCACGGCCTGGGGCTGTTTGAAAACATCTCGGCCCCCAGAGAGCTCCGCACCTTCG CCCTGTCTCCGGACGCCCCGCGCCTCGCTGCCCCCCGGCTCTTGGAAGTGGGCTCAGAAAGACCCGTGAGCTGCGCCCTGGACGGGCTGTTTCCGGCCTGGGAGGCCGGGGTCTACCTGGCGCTGGGGGACCAGAGGTTGAGTCCAGATGTCACCCTCGAGGGGGATGCGCTCATGGCCACTGCCACAGCCACAGCGAGCGCAGAGCAGGAGGGCGCCAGGCAGCTGGTCTGCAGCGTGACCTTGGGGGGCGAGAGCCGGGAGACCCGGGAGAACATGACTGTCTACA GCTTCCCGGCGCCGCTCCTGACCTTGAGCGAGCCCAGCGTCCCCGAGGGGAAGATGGTGACAGTAACCTGCGCGGCGGGGGCCCGAGCCCTGGTCACGCTCGACGGAGTTCCAGCCGCGTTCCCAGGGCAGCCCGCCCAGCTCCAGGTAAACGCCACCGAGGACGACGACAGGCGCAGCTTCTTCTGCGACGCCACCCTCGAGGTGGACGGGGAAACCCTGAGCAAGAACGACAGCGCAGAGCTGCGCGTCCTAT ACGCCCCCCGGCTGGACGACTCGGACTGTCCCAGGAGCTGGACGTGGCCGGAGGGCCCGGAGCAGACGCTGCGCTGCGAGGCCCGCGGAAACCCAGCGCCCTCGGTGCACTGCGCGCGGACCGACGGCGGGGCCGTGCTGGCGCTGGGCCTGCTGGGCCCCGTCACCCGCGCGCTCGCCGGCACTTACCGCTGCACCGCGGCCAACGCCCAGGGCGAGGCGGTCAAGGACGTGACGCTGACGGTGGAGT ATGCGCCTGCGCTGGACAGCGTGGGCTGCCCGGAACGCATCACCTGGCTGGAAGGAACGGAGGCCTCGCTGAGCTGCGTGGCCCACGGGGTCCCGCCGCCCAACGTGAGCTGCGTGCGCTCGGGGGAGGCCCGAGTCATCGAGGGCCTGCTGCACGTGGCCCGGGAGCACGCGGGCACGTACCGCTGCGAAGCCACCAACGCTCGAGGCTCTGCGGCCAAGAATGTGGCTGTCACGGTGGAAT ACGGACCCAGTTTTGAGGAGCTGGGCTGCCCCAGCAATTGGACGTGGGTGGAAGGAGCCGGGCGGCTGTTTTCCTGTGAGGTGGATGGGAAACCACAGCCACAAGTGGAGTGCGTCGGCTCCGGAGGCAGCAGCGAGGGGGTCCTGCTGCCGCTGGCTCCCCCAGACTCTAGTCCCAGAGCTCCCAGCATCCCTAGCCACCTGGCACCCGGCATCTACATCTGTAACGCCACTAACCGGCACGGCTCCAGGGTCAAGACGGTCGCCGTGAGCTCGGAGT CGGCGCCGCAAATGGATGAGTCCACCTGCCCAAGTCACCAGACGTGGCTGGAAGGAACCGAGGCTGAGGCGCTGGCCTGCGCCGCCCGGGGTCGCCCCTCCCCACAGGTGCGCTGCTCCCGGGAGGGCGCGCCGCGACCTCAGCGGCTGCGCGTGTCCCGAGAGGATGCGGGCACCTACCGCTGCCTGGCCACCAACGCGCATGGCACGGACGCCCGGACCGTCACGGTGGGCGTGGAAT ACCGGCCGGTGGTGGCCGAGCTGGCCGCCTCCCCTCCGGGCGGTGTGCGGCCAGGCGGGAACTTCACCTTGACCTGCCGCGCTgaggcctggcccccagcccagatCAGCTGGCGCGCGCCCCCGGGAGCGCTCAACATCGGCCTGTCGAGCAACAACAGCACGCTGAGCGTGGCCGGCGCCCTGGGCAGCCACGGCGGCGAGTACGAGTGCGCGGCCACCAACGCGCACGGGCGCCACGCGCGGCGCATCACCGTGCGCGTGGCTG GGCCGTGGCTGTGGGTCGCCGTTGGCGGCGCGGCTGGGGGCGCTGCGCTGCTGGCCGCGGGGGCCGGCCTGGCCTTCTACGTGCGCTCCACCGCCTGCAAGAAGGGCGAGTACAACGTGCAGGAGGCCGAGAGCTCGGGCGAGGCCGTGTGTCTCAACGGCGCGGGTGGCGGCGCGGCCGGGGGCTCGGGCGCTGAGGCGGGAACAGAGGCTGCGGGCAGCGCCGAGGAGGCGCCGGCGGAGGGCGAGGTCTTCGCCATCCAGCTGACATCAGCGTGA
- the ICAM4 gene encoding intercellular adhesion molecule 4, which translates to MGPLFPISLLVLLTAASLGGGSARRRRAARAPGPGGSSPAPSGTSAPFWVRISPAFVAVPPGSSVWLNCSSSCPLPDGSSLRTGLRRGQTLGGPGWVSYQLLDVRAWSSDVLCLVTCAGETRGATARINAYKEPRSVILEPPVLVGSEYTLRCHVTHVFPVGFLVVTLRRGGQVIYSESLERYKGLDLANVTLTHAFRARPHDLWQPVTCHARLDLDGLVVRSSSAPITLTVLALSPASKAVASTSIAALVGIFLVMGVAYLRKSLAMQSRS; encoded by the exons ATGGGGCCTCTGTTCCCCATCTCGCTGCTGGTTTTGCTGACCGCCGCGTCTCTGGGAGGCGGGAGCGCGCGGAGGCGCCGGGCGGCGCGGGCGCCAGGCCCCGGGGGCAGCTCTCCGGCGCCCTCGGGGACCTCAGCGCCCTTCTGGGTGCGCATAAGCCCCGCGTTCGTGGCCGTGCCACCCGGGAGCTCAGTGTGGCTCAACTGCAGTAGCAGCTGCCCCCTGCCGGACGGGTCCAGCCTCCGCACGGGGCTGCGGCGCGGCCAGACGCTCGGGGGACCGGGCTGGGTATCCTACCAGCTGCTGGACGTGAGGGCCTGGAGCTCCGACGTGCTCTGCCTCGTCACCTGCGCGGGAGAAACGCGGGGGGCCACGGCCAGGATTAACGCCTACA AAGAGCCGCGCAGCGTGATCCTGGAGCCTCCGGTCCTAGTGGGCAGTGAGTACACTCTGCGCTGCCACGTGACGCATGTGTTCCCCGTGGGCTTCCTGGTGGTGACGCTCAGGCGCGGCGGCCAGGTCATCTACTCCGAGAGCCTGGAGCGCTACAAGGGCTTGGATCTGGCCAATGTGACGCTGACCCACGCGTTTCGCGCCAGGCCCCACGACCTCTGGCAGCCCGTGACCTGCCACGCGCGCCTCGATCTCGACGGCCTGGTGGTCCGCAGCAGCTCGGCACCCATCACGCTAACGGTCCTCG CTCTGAGCCCCGCGTCCAAAGCCGTGGCCTCCACGTCCATCGCAGCCCTTGTGGGGATCTTTCTCGTCATGGGGGTCGCCTACCTGCGAAAGTCCCTGGCGATGCAGTCCCGGTCGTAG
- the ICAM1 gene encoding intercellular adhesion molecule 1 has product MAPGAARSVLPALLALLGALLPGGEFPLVRGWDPSTQQSILDPGFAGAQISVTPPEAIIPRGGSVTVNCSASCAELGLEIELSKKEVAQGVNWKTFELSDVREDISPICYANCPNQTESSVSITVYGFPDLLELEPLPSWQPVGQNLTLSCQVAGGAPRDNLTVVLLRGEEELSRQPAVGEPALVNHTVEARREDHGANFSCRAELDLRSRGLGLFQNSSAPRQLRTYVLPDTNLSLSAPRVVEAGTQVLVECVLGGLFPASEAQVHLALEDHRLNATITYNGDSLVARAPMQGLAGEEGTQQLVCVVTLGGRDLRTREKVTIYSFPAPKLTLSQPEVSEGTLVSVECEAHSPAVVTLHGAPASRPSERHQIRLNASAEDNERIFSCLATLKVAGQMVHKNQTRELRVLYGPRLDKRDCSGNWTWPEGSKQTVNCQAWGNPTPKLTCSRKDGALLPIGTQMLVKREIAGTYLCRAESSHGKVTREVVVNVIYHQNNVVIIILVAAVIILGTVGTAAYIYNRRRKIQIYELQKKAQEAAALKLNALASPP; this is encoded by the exons ATGGCCCCCGGTGCCGCCCGCTCCGTCCTGCCCGCGCTCCTGGCCCTGCTCGGGGCTCTGCTCCCAG GCGGAGAGTTCCCTCTTGTTCGAGGCTGGGACCCCAGCACCCAGCAAAGCATTTTAGATCCAGGGTTTGCAGGAGCCCAAATATCAGTGACGCCCCCAGAAGCCATCATACCGCGAGGAGGCTCGGTGACAGTGAACTGCAGCGCCTCCTGTGCTGAGCTGGGCCTGGAGATCGAACTGAGTAAGAAGGAAGTGGCCCAGGGGGTCAACTGGAAGACCTTCGAACTGAGTGATGTGCGAGAGGACATCTCTCCAATATGCTACGCAAACTGTCCCAACCAGACGGAGTCTTCAGTGTCCATCACTGTGTACG GGTTCCCCGATCTCTTGGAGCTGGaacccctgccctcctggcagCCCGTGGGCCAGAACCTCACCCTGAGCTGCCAGGTGGCAGGCGGGGCGCCCCGCGACAACCTCACCGTCGTGCTGCTCCGCGGGGAGGAGGAACTGAGCCGGCAGCCAGCGGTCGGAGAGCCCGCCCTGGTCAACCACACGGTGGAGGCCCGCAGAGAGGACCACGGCGCCAACTTCTCGTGCCGCGCGGAGCTGGACCTACGGTCCCGAGGGCTGGGACTGTTCCAGAACAGCTCGGCCCCCAGGCAGCTGCGAACCTACG TCCTGCCAGACACAAACCTGAGCCTCTCTGCCCCCCGGGTCGTGGAAGCGGGGACACAGGTGCTCGTGGAATGCGTCCTGGGTGGGCTGTTCCCGGCGTCGGAGGCCCAGGTCCACCTGGCGCTGGAGGACCACAGGCTGAACGCCACAATCACCTACAACGGGGACTCCCTCGTGGCCAGGGCTCCGATGCAGGGGCTCGCGGGGGAGGAGGGCACCCAGCAGCTGGTGTGTGTGGTGACGCTGGGAGGCAGGGACCTGCGGACGCGGGAGAAAGTGACCATTTACA GCTTCCCGGCTCCCAAGCTGACCCTCAGCCAGCCCGAGGTCTCTGAGGGGACGCTGGTGAGCGTGGAGTGTGAGGCCCATTCTCCAGCCGTGGTGACGCTGCACGGGGCCCCAGCCAGCCGCCCCTCTGAGAGGCACCAAATCCGTCTGAACGCCAGCGCGGAGGACAACGAGCGCATCTTCTCCTGCTTGGCTACTCTGAAGGTGGCTGGGCAGATGGTACACAAGAACCAGACCCGGGAGCTCCGAGTCCTCT ATGGCCCCCGACTAGACAAGAGGGACTGCTCAGGAAACTGGACATGGCCGGAAGGCTCGAAGCAGACGGTGAACTGCCAGGCCTGGGGGAACCCGACCCCCAAGCTGACCTGCAGCCGGAAGGACGGGGCTTTGCTGCCCATCGGGACCCAGATGCTTGTCAAGCGGGAGATTGCCGGCACCTACCTGTGTCGGGCCGAGAGCTCTCACGGGAAGGTCACCCGAGAAGTGGTGGTGAACGTGATAT ACCACCAGAATAACGTGGTCATCATCATTCTGGTAGCGGCTGTCATCATCTTGGGCACGGTGGGCACAGCTGCCTACATCTATAACCGCCGGCGGAAGATCCAGATATACGAGCTACAGAAGAAGGCCCAGGAGGCAGCCGCTCTGAAGCTGAACGCCCTGGCCTCACCGCCCTGA